TGGGTACCACTTTAGACGGATCTAGTCCGGATAGCCACGATTTGCTTCGGGGTAAGGGGGGATTTAAGACTACCTTGCGGCAGATAAGTCTCATTGCCAAAGCCGGTATCCCTCTGGCTGTCTTCACGGTAGTTCACAAGAAGAACTACACTGAGATTAGAAAGATAGGTGAAATCGCAACACAAAACAACGCTATGTATGGGATTGCGCCCATGTATCCCGCAGGGCGCGGGGCAAGCTTGAATCATCTCGTTCTTAGCCAGGAAGAGTGGGACTTCGCTGTAGGGGAATACATGGACATGGTTAGATTAGGTGCGATTAAGCCCCACCAAAGGCTGTGGTATAAGCTTTCTAGAGAACTTAGATCGGAAAACCCGGCCCGCGATCAGATATGGCTTACCTCTAGGGGTAATCGTGCTCTTCGCGTAGATCCGAGGGGTAATGTCTACGTTTCTGCCAAATTGCGTGAGTGGCGGCCCAGGTATTCGTTCTTCGGCAACCTTCTAACGAGCACTTTAGCCGACATTTGGGAGAATTCGCCTCTACTGCAAGAGCTACGGAAAATACCTGTTCAACCGAACTTCTTTGATGCCGTGGACATTCGGACTATCCCCAATTACACCAGCGAAATCCCTCTAGCTGATGGCTCAGCGTCCCAGCATGGCTAAGGATTTAACTCCGCCCTCGGGTACCTTCTCCTTCTTCCTCCTCGCCTTCCTTCTAACCCTGACCGGCCAGGGCCTGGTGGTGGCGGGCCTATGGCGGTTCCTGGAAGCGGGAGCCTCGGGGCTACAAACTTCGGTCCTCACCCTGGTTCAAGCCTTAGCGAGCATCCTGACCCCCTTTCTCCTCCAATCCTGGCTTGAGACCAGGCCCCAAATGGTGCTCCGCCTCCTCGCCTTTGGCCTTGGGGTAGCGGCCCTCCTCGCCCTGGGAAGCCCTGGCCTTAGCACCTTTCTTCTCCTTTACGCCGCCTTGCTCGCCCTCTTCCTCTTCCTTACGGCTGCTCTGGCCATCTACGGCGTTTTACTGGGAAGCGCCCTGCCCCGCCTCTTCCCTAAGGAGGCCCTGTCCCAGGCCAACGCCCGCTGGGAAATGGCCAATACCTTGGGCCTGGTCCTGGCCCCCCTCATAGGGGGCTTTGCCGTGGACCGCCTGGGGCCCTACGCCCTTCCCCTCTTCGCCCTTCCTCTGGGGGTGGCCCTGGTCCTCCTCCTGGGCCTGAAGGCCCCTCCTCCCCTAGGCCCTTCCGAAGGGAGGCGGAAGGCCTTTGGGGGTGTACCCTTGGGTGTTCTCCTCCCCGTTGCTCTACCTGCCCTTCTCCCTGCCCTGGCCCTCACGGGGGGCGGGGTCCTCACCGCTCTTCTCTTCCACGACCTCAAGCGGCCCGAGGGGCTAGGTATCGCCTGGGCGGGCTTTAGCCTGGGGGGCTTCCTTGTGGCCCAGGCCCTTACCCGCGTCTCCCTCCCCCCGGTCCTTGGCCTCCTCGGGGGGCTTGGCCTCCTGGGCCTGGGCAACCTGGGGAACGGCCTCCTCCCTTACCCCCACCTCCTCCTCGGGTCTTTGGTCTCGGGGGCGGGGGTTTCCGTGGCCCGGATCGCCTTCCGGACCTTCCTCCAGCGGCTTGCCCCCCCGGAGACCCTGGTGGGCCTCTTTGCCTACGTCAACGTCCTCACCCAGACGGCCCGGGTCCTGGGCTCCCCCTTGGGCGGGGGGCTTGGGGACCTCCTGGGGCCCAGGGGGGCCTTCGTGGCCTTTGGGAGCGTTTTCCTCCTGGCCTCCCTTCTCTTTCCCCCTCTCCTCCGCCTCTCCCAAAGGGTTCTCTCCCCTCGTGGTGACGCCGAGGGGCGTGGGTGAGGCCCTCCTGGGCTCCACGGGCGGTATTCCCCTGCTGCTACTCTGGGGCTAACCCGTAAGGGGGTGAATGGCGATGCTCAAGGAGGTGCAAGAGGTCAGGGTCGGCGGCCGGACGCGGCGGGTGTACGTGCGCCCCTTTGCCATGCCTGCTCCATTACAGGTGGGGTCATCTGGATGGTGGAAGGGTTCGCTCTAGAGGCTTGAACCCGGTCTGGAAACTGGCCTTTCTTTCCGAGGCCCTGGGCGACCTGGGGGCCGCCCTGGGCTTCAGCGCCTTGAGCCTGGAGGTGGCCCGCACGGGGGAGGCCTTCTGGGTAGGCCTCTTCGCTGCCCTCGGGTACTTCACCCTAGGCCCTTTGCTCCTCCTGAGCCCCCGGCTGGACCGGGGAGACCCGGTGAGGGCCCTCCTCCTCCTGGCCCTTCCGTTCCCTCCTTTCCTCGCGGGGGGCCTGCTCTATGGGTTTGCCGTCGGGGTCACGGGCGTCCACCTGCGGGCCGTGCGGGGGTGGTTGCTGCCCGAGGAGGCCCTGGCGGGGAGCCTGGC
This genomic window from Thermus antranikianii DSM 12462 contains:
- a CDS encoding MFS transporter; this encodes MAKDLTPPSGTFSFFLLAFLLTLTGQGLVVAGLWRFLEAGASGLQTSVLTLVQALASILTPFLLQSWLETRPQMVLRLLAFGLGVAALLALGSPGLSTFLLLYAALLALFLFLTAALAIYGVLLGSALPRLFPKEALSQANARWEMANTLGLVLAPLIGGFAVDRLGPYALPLFALPLGVALVLLLGLKAPPPLGPSEGRRKAFGGVPLGVLLPVALPALLPALALTGGGVLTALLFHDLKRPEGLGIAWAGFSLGGFLVAQALTRVSLPPVLGLLGGLGLLGLGNLGNGLLPYPHLLLGSLVSGAGVSVARIAFRTFLQRLAPPETLVGLFAYVNVLTQTARVLGSPLGGGLGDLLGPRGAFVAFGSVFLLASLLFPPLLRLSQRVLSPRGDAEGRG